The genomic segment AAAGAGATTAATGATCATATTTGAATTTGAGTCCCAATAATGAGCTTCTACCGGCGTCACCTGCAAAAGCCTAATATTCGGATCTTCTTTTCCTTTTTCAAACCAGCCTTCCATCATTTTGTTCCAATAACGGTCTATTCGTGCCTGATCTCTACTTAGTCTTCCTGTGCCATTTATACTTAAAAATGTATAATTTTTGGCATCAGCATAAAATAGGGAAATTTTCGGATCGTTTTCGATATTCCGGAAGGTTTCGCTTTCTGCCGAACATATGTACCATATACTTCCGTCATCATCCACTTCCTGTCTGCTCATCGGAACACCATGCGGGTAGTCCGACTCTTTGTTGAAAGAGCACAGTGTGCCAATGTCAATTTGGTCTACGATGGACCTGAGCTTCTCTAAAGCCTCTTTATTGCTTATATTTTTTTCTGCCATAACGTATTTTGTTATTAAACATTCAGAGAATCAGATTTTTAAAAGATTCCCTCTGACGATAAATTAATCCTATTGATTATTACTGTATGTCCTGTGCCGCTAAACAATTATTTTGATCCGCCAAATAATTTACTGACGATCCAGATGATCACAGCCACGACTACCACTACCAGGAGTATTCCCGACCATACACCGGCCTTAAAAATACTCTCAATCGCTGCACAACTCGAAACGAGCGCGAGCAAGCTCGACATGAGCACAAACGGAATTATTTTCTTCATATTATTTGTCTTTTATATCTATAAGACAAGATTCGGATCGGAAATGTTCTAACGGATGGCCGTTCCTGTATTTTATTGTCCCCTGTCAGCAGTTTTCCCTGCTTTTGCCGAATATATACGTCCCACCGACGGGTTTTGTGGCAGACCAAGGGTAACTTCATGGTATTTGTGAGCTGAAAACTACGGTTATACAGATTTTGACTTATTTGGGTACAGCATTTGATTATCACTAACGAAACTAATTGCTCACATAGATTTAATAAATATGGAAACGATAGATCAAAAAGCACAAAAAATAGGTTTGGAAAAAGGCTATTATCTATTATTAATGGCCATTTTAGATCTTCCTGTCGAAAACGATGAAAATAAAAATGAGGATGAATAATTTAGGTTCTGCTTCTATCAAAAGCTAGTTTAACAGCTTTTGCAGGATCAATTTCTTAATACAGGTAGCGGACAGTGCGCTACCTGTATTTCTTAGCTGTCGGTTAGCCCTCAGCCACATTTAAGAATTCCACGCAAAATACCGTCCCGACATGAAGTTCACTTTCCACCGTAAGTGTTGCCCCTAGACGATCCGCAATACGTTTGACTATGGAAAGACCAATCCCCGAACCTTCAAATCCAGTACTGTTATCCAAGCGTTTAAATATGTCAAAAATATGTTTCCGGTCGTCTCCCATACCAATACCGTTGTCTTTGATATAATAACATACGGAATGATCCTTTTTTCGGCTATATACTTCCACACAGGGGCGATCTTTTTTTGCACTATATTTTATTGCATTACCAATGAGGTTTAAAAATAGTTGATACAACAAGGTTCTCTCACCTTGTATCGGGTGAATCTCTCCCAGTTTAAAATCTAAATCAGCGACTTCGTATTGCTTTCTGCAGCTATCGACTATACCTAATATTTTGGCTCGTGGATCGATCAGTTCAATTTTAAAGTCCACA from the Sphingobacterium thalpophilum genome contains:
- a CDS encoding pyridoxamine 5'-phosphate oxidase family protein; protein product: MAEKNISNKEALEKLRSIVDQIDIGTLCSFNKESDYPHGVPMSRQEVDDDGSIWYICSAESETFRNIENDPKISLFYADAKNYTFLSINGTGRLSRDQARIDRYWNKMMEGWFEKGKEDPNIRLLQVTPVEAHYWDSNSNMIINLFQMLKATITGNTDDIGKEGDLNL